From Schizosaccharomyces pombe strain 972h- genome assembly, chromosome: II, the proteins below share one genomic window:
- the ubc1 gene encoding ubiquitin conjugating enzyme Ubc1 produces MSDNRSRRIAKELADVQQDKQAGIQVWTINDDISHLKGMFRGPEGTPYEGGYFVVDIEIPIDYPFRPPKMNFDTKIYHPNVSSQTGAICLDILKDQWSPVYTMKSALISLQSLLCTPEPSNPQDAQVAQVYLQNYQQFVRTAREWTSSYAAAPAGVDLDAENTEFGGIDPNIITNLQQFGFSTELIVRVLQREHIKSQEDLKDYPNGINGILDQLLH; encoded by the exons ATGTCAGACAATCGTTCTCGTAGAATTGCTAAAGAACTTGCTg ATGTTCAACAGGATAAGCAAGCAGGAATTCAAGTATGGACTATAAACGATGATATAT CACATTTAAAAGGAATGTTTAGAGGTCCTGAGGGAACTCCTTATGAGG GTGGCTACTTCGTCGTCGATATTGAAATTCCT ATTG attaTCCATTTCGCCCCCCtaaaatgaattttgatACTAAAATTTATCATCCTAACGTTTCTTCCCAAACTGGAGCTATTTGTTTAGATATATTAAAGGATCAATGGTCACCGGTTTATACAATGAAATCAGCTTTAATAAGTTTACAATCACTTTTGTGCACTCCAGAGCCGTCAAATCCTCAAGATGCTCAGGTAGCTCAAGTGTATCTGCAAAACTACCAACAATTTGTCCGAACCGCCCGCGAATGGACAAGTTCTTATGCTGCCGCACCTGCAGGAGTTGACTTAGATGCAGAAAATACAGAGTTTGGTGGAATTGATCCAAACATTATTACAAATCTACAGCAATTTGGATTTTCAACAGAGCTTATAGTACGGGTTTTACAAAGGGAACACATAAAGAGCCAAGAAGATCTTAAGGACTATCCAAACGGCATCAATGGGATTTTAGATCAGCTATTACATTAA
- the alb1 gene encoding ribosome biogenesis protein Alb1, protein MPHRNDRRKSASKAPNAIIHGRVASKKTIKKQLRNGKYSLKRLAEKGIHLDDIAMEIDNASKKNISKDKSLNENLFGKTEAGKQKDFMNIEPTCKGTILGAPPAL, encoded by the exons ATGCCCCATAGAAACGATAGAAGAAAGTCTGCTTCAAAGGCTCCTAATGCCATTATTCATGGCCGTGTTGCGAGTAAAAAAACCATAAAGAAGCAATTAAGGAATGGAAAATAT TCGCTGAAACGTCTTGCTGAAAAGGGGATCCATTTAGATGATATTGCAATGG AGATTGATAATGCCAGCAAGAAAAACATTTCCAAAGATAAGTCTTTGAATGAAAATCTATTTGGAAAAACCGAAGCCGGGAAACAAAAGGATTTCATGAACATTGAGCCAACATGTAAAGGAACAATTTTGGGTGCTCCTCCAGCATTATAA
- the gsf1 gene encoding protein gsf1 — translation MEYHPSSQSPQVNPGMESQQGGYTYTYQQPAPPNSLHLQHPSILTRLPPLSSSVVSPSLASLPPFTPTSTYHSIAALTPPSYPQSSSAPSNNSYTIVPSPHDPSNAYSMHHVLQNTAPQSVPSPSPIEMVPPSPPKTGSNNSAPVTGKTVQSGNALNNSGLVKRQARKRTKTGCLTCRKRRIKCDERKPICYNCIKSKRQCEGYTHFPRPSGTFTASRRIPVSSLLSEPAPHGLAGQPTHPTFLYYIQSVAPSLCLWDACHFPPLSPYSSFSSIYWSSTVPELALRNPNISVALYAFASAKRHLTDDAVAFARQARVALTNITTTDSLLILVLLAVTQLYIPKSDIQLFNFAVDQVVKFDASLMTSPSDEIITYLLRRMFIRQVVLAGIVKPLASGLNPLPLLKCDLPPATTPTAVLDESLFHLGLRKLCHEKGLEPEFTKWSKNCPIDKADLPRLALLMIHAVFTSPVSLAQWVELILQNPDPTPAIHIARACLLAVHGVVDLGDLQMKVEKCVQSCEERQLQATISNFSTEVAQTNSSALAIGCQ, via the coding sequence ATGGAGTATCATCCTTCTTCTCAATCTCCTCAGGTAAATCCTGGAATGGAATCCCAGCAAGGCGGTTATACGTACACTTACCAACAGCCAGCACCTCCAAATTCATTGCATCTTCAGCATCCCTCAATACTAACTCGACTTCCCCCACTCTCCTCCTCCGTAGTTTCTCCTTCTCTCGCTTCATTGCCGCCTTTTACTCCTACATCAACATATCATTCCATTGCAGCTCTAACTCCACCCTCCTACCCCCAGAGTTCTTCTGCCCCTTCTAATAATTCATACACCATAGTGCCTTCCCCCCATGACCCATCGAATGCCTATAGCATGCATCATGTCCTTCAAAATACTGCTCCTCAGTCCGTTCCATCTCCTTCTCCCATCGAGATGGTCCCTCCCTCACCTCCAAAAACTGGCTCAAATAATAGTGCTCCTGTTACCGGTAAAACCGTGCAATCAGGGAATGCTCTTAATAATAGTGGGTTGGTTAAACGCCAAGCTAGAAAAAGAACTAAAACTGGTTGCTTGACCTGTCGCAAGCGAAGAATTAAGTGTGATGAACGGAAACCGATTTGCTACAACTGTATCAAATCGAAAAGGCAATGTGAGGGTTATACTCATTTCCCTCGCCCCTCTGGCACATTTACGGCATCTCGAAGAATCCCTGTTTCCAGTTTATTGTCAGAGCCAGCGCCACATGGTTTAGCTGGCCAACCTACACATCCCACATTTCTTTACTATATACAATCGGTGGCTCCTTCCCTTTGTCTTTGGGATGCATGTCACTTTCCCCCTTTAAGTCCatattcttcattttcaagtaTATATTGGTCATCAACTGTTCCTGAACTTGCTTTAAGAAATCCCAATATTAGTGTAGCCCTCTATGCTTTCGCCAGCGCCAAGCGTCATCTAACGGATGATGCCGTAGCTTTTGCACGTCAAGCCCGTGTTGCGCTTACCAACATTACTACCACTGACAGTCTTCTCATCTTAGTCTTGCTAGCAGTTACCCAACTATACATTCCAAAAAGCGATATCCAACTCTTCAATTTTGCTGTTGATCAAGTAGTCAAGTTTGATGCATCTTTAATGACTAGCCCTAGCGATGAAATTATTACTTATTTATTGCGCCGTATGTTTATTCGTCAAGTGGTATTGGCTGGAATTGTGAAGCCATTAGCATCGGGTTTGAATCCATTGCCTTTACTCAAATGTGATTTGCCCCCTGCAACTACACCTACTGCTGTTCTCGATGAATCTCTTTTCCACCTTGGTTTACGAAAGCTTTGTCATGAAAAGGGCCTTGAGCCCGAGTTTACTAAGTGGTCGAAAAATTGCCCTATAGATAAGGCTGATTTACCCCGCCTGGCTCTACTGATGATTCACGCCGTTTTCACCTCTCCTGTATCATTAGCTCAATGGGTTGAATTGATCCTTCAAAATCCTGACCCAACACCCGCCATTCATATCGCGAGAGCGTGCCTATTAGCCGTTCATGGCGTCGTTGATTTGGGTGATTTACAAATGAAAGTTGAGAAATGTGTACAATCCTGTGAAGAACGCCAACTTCAAGCTACCATATCGAACTTTTCAACAGAAGTTGCTCAAACTAATTCTTCCGCTTTAGCCATTGGTTGTCAATAA
- the clr1 gene encoding SHREC complex intermodule linker subunit Clr1 → MAEPDISSSETLTELQQLRLLYFFCFYHAAPFNVKTLVHSLIPPGALSYLLSTYDILRPWLMALRVREGPVNDISTIVQLYEEIVKTGFFINPPPFESYSQTLVARITTLGRPKLQVQQEAQSEVYQRASTNTQQQVSNVSHGNFKPNSSVNTEPNTSILSNSKYAGIKPFDFQSSSQNPGLVCEQKTFYQHQFRPFSNLPSNKSSPVKHVSPNVKNNSKKTASSVNSNHSSIPSSITKSNISSLDVYGSEKLISSGSQQPGHGMVQTTSDKVNASASLYDRSPSKKDITSSRNTSSYNLGSMRNPSTLKNAAHANPFEGLRFQGSSAVLKEGLNSTVKKTFFDNLNSEKVCPSVSPFLTPDNIASSILYSTASFSRSKPDRPRLNLSLELKLMQNELNKGQLKKQFKGDLRNLADWNNLSLVSSKFPSLPITNLRPDGSFLKHRRFNEEIAYNRQTLEKAIKQLDLSPDKVIQLREQNGVAVNGRVCYPTRNKHSEISAQSSSSLGVTKSLASEVYSSSTVDTISKLNTDKDNYLIKSKKEPIQQKSVSSETTLVKPSSTSSYIDTTNNVLKTNSSFKSSGLTSGPRNEKELLPEGIPTSHNNSETQAQTADVSNIAASADGIYNSDQEKPPEKLDVTKRAFGREIENSNEKELLTSTFLSPSAESQVCLAEIKTIRPGLVPKKQFSVDQNNVISDNTDCSLPKPSNSKLSSISSDGDASSNRMAVPDKSPFVHAAPNSKALTKDSFSTHISVSSLLHSDNEISPIDSTRKDYFTSKDSNLQTLKEDASSTKQAKDSGTNDFDKLISGNDVSKNNSGEEQSRSALKPLISGKLSSCESINLTKDISTVKRKEYFGIESTSSKQPFHDTGSIKIPAKRSFDTIDKDFRSSNIPFADKIKEDGGDKNVISSIHITTELPKSMPVEVPTNAGAQSDQSNVVDSESLNLRENISTSVADVSLSQAGNEAVLSKKACKPLVLIDPFEEKVLKAFNMLSKGYAEYRCQWEGCLANLHSLENFIKHVLLLHHPKSCSVVKCLWASCDMVLPSEEFEMHLRGHLNNIRLNCEVSNCKKCFSNYEDMFKHLQHSHLPFKFTPESFIKIRNGNVKEEARRTRNAYTQKSGEVECFMETCTPIAKPAPANWYPVPPPGFNSSLLSRLTQSNQSKDKIIAALAKRNVYKSFAGLYDSKGKNDNTGYDFDSNYARVGRHGSFILPVSKSVPTPSLLIEGSIVQRKNIKIE, encoded by the coding sequence ATGGCGGAACCTGATATCAGTTCTTCAGAGACATTGACAGAATTGCAACAACTCAGACTCCtatattttttctgcttttaTCATGCTGCTCCATTCAATGTGAAAACTCTGGTTCATTCACTTATTCCACCTGGCGCTTTATCATATTTATTGTCGACGTATGATATTTTGCGTCCATGGTTGATGGCTTTACGAGTCAGGGAGGGTCCAGTCAACGATATATCTACAATTGTTCAATTGTATGAGGAAATTGTAAAAACTGGGTTCTTCATTAATCCCCCTCCATTCGAATCGTACTCACAGACATTAGTAGCTCGGATAACTACTTTGGGTCGCCCAAAGCTACAGGTGCAACAGGAAGCTCAATCTGAAGTTTATCAACGGGCTTCAACAAATACACAACAACAAGTCTCCAATGTATCTCATGGTAATTTCAAACCCAATTCTTCGGTAAATACAGAACCTAACActtcaattttatcaaattctAAATATGCTGGTATTAAACCATTCGACTTTCAGAGTTCATCACAAAATCCTGGATTGGTTTGCGaacaaaaaacattttatcAGCATCAATTTCGTCCTTTTTCTAATCTCCCATCTAATAAGTCTAGCCCGGTTAAACACGTATCTCCAAATgtcaaaaataattcaaagaaaactGCTTCCTCAGTCAACTCTAATCATTCTTCTATTCCGTCTTCTATAACTAAGTCCAATATATCTTCTTTAGATGTGTATGGTTCAGAAAAGCTTATTTCCTCGGGAAGCCAACAGCCAGGGCATGGTATGGTGCAAACAACTTCCGATAAAGTTAACGCGTCAGCATCTCTTTATGACCGCTCaccttcaaaaaaagatatcaCAAGTTCCCGTAATACGTCTTCTTATAATCTTGGAAGTATGCGAAACCCTTCAaccttaaaaaatgcagCTCATGCAAACCCTTTTGAAGGACTGCGTTTCCAAGGCTCTTCAGCAGTGCTTAAAGAGGGGCTTAACTCTACTGTTaagaaaacattttttgataatttaaacTCTGAAAAGGTGTGTCCATCTGTTTCTCCGTTTTTAACACCTGATAATATTGCATCCTCAATCCTATACTCTACAGCGTCTTTCTCTCGATCAAAACCTGATAGACCGAGACTTAATTTATCATTGGAGCTAAAGCTAATGCAAAACGAACTAAATAAAGgtcaattgaaaaaacaattcaaaGGCGATTTGCGTAACCTGGCCGATTGGAATAATCTTTCGTTAGTGTCCTCGAAGTTCCCTTCATTGCCAATTACTAACCTGCGACCGGATGgctcttttttgaaacataGGCGGTTTAATGAAGAGATTGCTTACAACCGCCAAACTCTTGAAAAAGCTATAAAACAGCTAGACTTATCTCCTGATAAAGTCATTCAACTTCGTGAACAAAATGGTGTTGCAGTTAACGGACGTGTATGCTATCCTACGAGAAATAAACACTCGGAAATCTCTGCTCAATCAAGCTCTTCGTTAGGAGTTACTAAATCTCTGGCGTCGGAAGTGTATTCCTCTTCAACTGTCGACACCATTAGTAAACTTAATACTGATAAGGATAATTATTTgattaaaagcaaaaaggaACCAATACAACAAAAATCTGTTAGCTCGGAAACTACTTTGGTGAAACCGTCATCAACTTCTTCCTACATTGACACAACTAACAATGTCTTGAAAACGAATTCTAGTTTTAAGTCGTCTGGTTTGACAAGTGGGCCtagaaatgaaaaggaattattgCCTGAGGGAATTCCGACATCTCATAATAATTCTGAAACTCAAGCTCAAACAGCTGACGTATCAAACATAGCAGCTTCCGCCGATGGAATATATAATTCTGATCAGGAAAAACCTCCTGAGAAGCTGGACGTTACAAAGAGAGCTTTTGGACgtgaaatagaaaattcgaatgaaaaagaattattgaCTAGCACATTTTTAAGTCCTTCTGCAGAATCTCAGGTTTGTCTTGCAGAAATAAAAACCATACGTCCGGGATTGGTTCCTAAAAAGCAGTTTTCTGTGGATCAAAATAATGTAATAAGTGACAATACGGACTGTTCGCTTCCTAAACCATCTAACTCTAAGCTCTCCAGTATTAGTAGCGATGGGGATGCTTCTAGCAATCGAATGGCTGTACCCGATAAGTCTCCTTTTGTTCATGCTGCACCAAATTCTAAAGCATTGACGAAGGATAGTTTTTCTACTCACATTAGCGTTTCATCTCTTCTTCATAGTGACAACGAGATTTCTCCTATCGATTCAACTCGTAAAGATTACTTTACTTCAAAGGACAGCAATCTTCAGACTCTTAAAGAAGATGCGTCTTCAACAAAACAGGCTAAAGATTCTGGTACTAATGATTTTGACAAACTGATATCTGGCAATGATGTATCTAAAAACAATTCTGGCGAAGAACAAAGCAGAAGCGCATTGAAGCCACTAATTTCTGGGAAACTATCAAGTTGTGAGTCGATCAACTTAACCAAGGATATTTCAACTGTTAAGCGCAAAGAGTATTTTGGAATTGAATCGACGTCCTCAAAACAACCTTTCCATGATACTGGTTCAATTAAAATCCCAGCAAAAAGATCTTTTGATACCATTGATAAAGATTTTAGAAGTTCTAATATTCCATTTGCCgacaaaattaaagagGACGGTGGAGATAAAAATGTGATTTCCTCAATTCATATTACAACTGAGCTTCCTAAATCAATGCCCGTTGAAGTACCTACTAATGCTGGTGCTCAAAGCGATCAAAGCAATGTCGTTGACTCCGAGTCTTTGAATTTGCGTGAGAATATTTCTACGAGCGTTGCTGACGTGAGCCTTAGTCAAGCAGGGAACGAAGCAGTGCTTAGTAAAAAGGCTTGTAAACCGCTTGTGTTAATTGACCCCTTTGAGGAGAAAGTACTTAAAGCCTTTAACATGTTGAGTAAAGGTTATGCTGAATACCGTTGTCAATGGGAGGGTTGTTTAGCCAATCTTCATTCGTtggaaaattttataaaacacGTTTTATTGTTACATCATCCGAAAAGTTGTTCTGTGGTTAAATGCCTATGGGCTTCGTGTGATATGGTTTTGCCATCAGAAGAGTTTGAAATGCATTTGCGCGGCCATTTGAACAACATCCGGCTTAATTGTGAAGTTTCTAACTGTAAAAAGTGCTTTTCTAATTATGAAGATATGTTCAAACATTTGCAGCATTCACATTTACCTTTCAAGTTCACACCAGAGtctttcattaaaattCGAAATGGCAATGTCAAAGAAGAAGCACGTCGTACAAGAAATGCTTACACACAGAAGTCTGGTGAAGTAGAATGTTTTATGGAAACTTGTACACCGATAGCTAAACCTGCTCCTGCGAATTGGTATCCGGTTCCTCCACCTGGTTTTAACTCATCTTTACTTTCCAGACTAACCCAAAGCAATCAGTctaaagataaaattataGCTGCTTTAGCTAAGAGGAATGTTTATAAATCATTTGCGGGTTTGTACGATAGTAAAggtaaaaatgataatacTGGGTACGATTTTGATTCAAATTATGCCCGGGTTGGTCGTCATggttcttttattttacctGTCAGCAAAAGTGTCCCTACTCCATCCTTGCTAATCGAAGGGTCTATTGTGCAAcgtaaaaatataaaaatagaatGA
- the klp9 gene encoding kinesin-6 family microtubule motor protein Klp9, with protein sequence MIQIFLRVKKAQPSSDASNKYGFLTVLNDYEILLESPEDSHAYRVSKSKTLEKASFTKVFPPSCTQLDVFSTICAPLIADSLVNMNDTLLFTLGVSGAGKTYTLFGPSDRPGVAFLALDALFYAIKGREASPQTVEFLRSQLEKCKIVEASKFLRGEAPLDIKVPNTEYYASHFPKIEEKNYQYAIYLSFAEIYNDRIFDLLEKASFFGHRHALSLKKSSTSDKKSIAGIQKVFVSNTTEAYKLIQKVLQLRKSTSTKSNSVSSRSHLIMSIELFKVCTKSNKFESCQIDLVDLAGSERTRSAETSGLLLREGASINRSLLTLGQCLEALRRKHEGKQHIIPFRQSKLTELLFHSGHLSGLAGINMLVNIDPFGSFDENAQVMRYSANAREILPPPLNENSGSQSPSHSLLQKSKNTSSTKALTSHLEQLQQENQQLRMLLADADSEMMNLEYEIRQQMTREMEERVSEVERTFLTKLLEESAQGIEYTDQKLEKMGGWMKKLQDENSEKTETIAQLEQIIEELHEELRSLEEESIKESSATQQNENQHKRSSRKLLYEDKQAIQEAHTINTKRKLWPQSTLIQAPNSDDEENVPSPSPKKKVVSPIKPLSPSRRPPLTSLYSGTTDIDINEL encoded by the exons ATGATACAG ATTTTTCTGCGTGTCAAAAAAGCACAGCCGAGTTCGGACgcttcaaataaatatggATTTCTTACGGTGCTTAACGATTACGAAATTTTGCTGGAATCTCCCGAGGATTCACATGCTTACAGAGTTTCCAAATCTAAAACGTTAGAAAAGGCTTCTTTTACTAAAGTCTTTCCTCCCTCTTGCACACAGCTCGATGTCTTTTCTACTATTTGCGCTCCTTTAATAGCGGATTCCTTGGTAAACATGAACGATACCTTGTTGTTTACACTTGGTGTATCGGGAGCAGGTAAAACTTATACGCTTTTCGGTCCTTCAGATCGTCCGGGTGTTGCGTTCCTTGCATTAGACGCCTTGTTTTATGCTATCAAGGGACGAGAGGCAAGT CCCCAAACAGTCGAGTTTTTACGCTCTCAACttgaaaaatgcaaaattgttgaagcatcaaaatttttaagagGAGAAGCCCCGTTGGACATCAAGGTACCTAATACTGAATATTATGCCAGTCATTTTCCCAAAATCgaagagaaaaattatcAGTATGCTATTTACTTGTCGTTTGCGGAAATCTATAATGACCGAATTTTCGATTTACTAGAGAAGGCCAGCTTTTTTGGACATCGTCATGCCTTATCGTTGAAGAAATCTTCGACATCggataaaaaatcaattgctGGAATTCAAAAAGTGTTCGTTTCAAACACCACTGAAGCTTACAAATTgattcaaaaagttttacaACTTAGAAAATCTACTTCTACAAAATCCAATTCTGTTTCTTCACGCTCACATCTAATCATGTCCATTGAGCTCTTCAAAGTTTGCACCAAAAgcaataaatttgaaagttgTCAAATAGATTTGGTGGATTTAGCCGGATCCGAGCGTACACGTTCCGCAGAAACTTCAGGTCTACTTCTTAGGGAAGGAGCAAGTATCAATCGAAGCTTATTAACTTTAGGGCAATGTTTAGAAGCCCTTCGGAGAAAGCATGAAGGAAAACAGCATATCATACCCTTTCGCCAAAGTAAACTTACAGaacttttgtttcattcTGGACATCTTTCTGGTCTGGCAGGAATTAACATGCTTGTAAATATTGATCCGTTTGGTAgctttgatgaaaatgcCCAAGTAATGAGGTACAGCGCCAATGCTCGTGAAATTTTACCTCCACCCctaaatgaaaattcagGCTCTCAATCTCCTTCGCATTCATTATTACAGAAGTCCAAAAATACATCAAGCACAAAAGCCTTAACATCACACTTGGAACAATTGCAACAGGAAAATCAGCAATTAAGGATGCTTCTAGCTGATGCAGATTCAGAGATGATGAACTTGGAATATGAAATTCGTCAACAAATGACCCGAGAAATGGAAGAACGCGTTTCTGAGGTGGAGCGCACGTTCCTGACCAAATTGCTTGAAGAATCTGCCCAAGGTATAGAATACACTGATCAAAAGCTAGAAAAAATGGGAGGATGGATGAAAAAACTTCAAGATGAAAATTCCGAAAAAACAGAAACGATTGCGCAGTTAGAACAAATTATCGAAGAATTACATGAAGAACTTCGAAGCCTTGAAGAGGAAAGTATTAAAGAAAGTTCGGCGACAcaacaaaatgaaaatcagCATAAAAGATCATCTCGCAAACTGCTTTATGAAGATAAACAAGCTATTCAGGAAGCCCATACTATAAATACAAAACGCAAACTGTGGCCACAGTCGACATTGATCCAAGCGCCAAATAGTGATGATGAGGAAAACGTACCCAGTCCGAgtcccaaaaaaaaagttgtatCTCCAATAAAACCATTAAGCCCCTCTCGACGCCCTCCGTTGACTTCTTTGTATAGTGGGACAACTGATATCgatattaatgaattgtAA
- the coq8 gene encoding ABC1 kinase family ubiquinone biosynthesis ATPase Coq8: protein MANSGLWELITIGSAVRNVAKSYLKAEASSITAKQLYDASKITSSKRSTSDLHVQLLEKYRNGKVKHASQIKELGLSSKDTKRTLLGNSLDVQKDASGVKHLQEQSSKEIKNPISQPILPNKKDEISPAKPSAIDSSIKDVTKSHPATNANFTADFESSIEESYSTENKSPVILSSSKVPSSQWSRLWHYGGLATSLSVGAIGEKMKRMWGISKDDGALLLNERNVEILVNKLTQMRGAALKMGQMLSFQDSKLIDPRVSQILERVRDGAHSMPEKQLEQVMVKNLGKNWMTHYSEFDRKPMAAASIGQVHRARLASNHMEVVVKVQYPGVMSSIDSDLNNLAYLLKASRILPKGLFLENSLAAARKELKWECDYEREAAFAERFGSLLKNDSDFKVPMVFREASGPSVITLEYLHGIALGKQKYSQATRNHIGYLLTKQCLREISEYHFMQTDPNWSNFLYNGKTKKIELLDFGASIEYDEKFIKKYCRLLLAAAHRNREKCKKLSVELGYLNNHESAQMIDAHINSIFTLAEPFAFDAPDVYDFGDQTITARVKQQIPVMLDLRLQPPPEETYSLHRRLSGHFLLCAKLGAKVRCKELFSGMLKHYAD, encoded by the coding sequence ATGGCTAATTCAGGGCTTTGGGAACTTATAACAATAGGATCCGCAGTTCGAAATGTTGCCAAATCATATTTAAAGGCTGAAGCTTCGTCAATTACAGCAAAACAACTGTATGATGCATCGAAAATAACCAGTTCGAAAAGGTCCACAAGTGACCTGCACGTTCAATTATTGGAGAAATACAGAAACGGTAAAGTCAAACATGCTTCccaaataaaagaattgggGTTATCTTCTAAAGATACGAAACGAACGCTTTTGGGAAATTCTTTAGATGTTCAGAAAGATGCCTCCGGTGTCAAACATTTGCAGGAGCAATCttctaaagaaataaaaaatcctaTTTCGCAACCGATTTtaccaaataaaaaagatgaaataaGTCCTGCTAAACCTTCAGCGATTGATTCTAGTATTAAAGACGTAACAAAATCACACCCTGCAACGAATGCCAATTTTACAGCAGACTTTGAATCCTCTATTGAAGAAAGCTACTCTACTGAGAATAAGTCTCCGGTTATACTTTCCTCTTCTAAAGTTCCTTCGTCCCAATGGAGTCGTCTATGGCATTACGGAGGCCTTGCAACTTCCTTGTCGGTTGGGGCTATAGGggagaaaatgaagaggATGTGGGGAATCAGCAAAGACGATGGAGCTTTGTTACtgaatgaaagaaatgtaGAGATTTTGGTGAACAAACTGACTCAAATGCGTGGTGctgctttaaaaatggGTCAAATGCTTTCATTCCAGGATAGTAAGCTGATTGACCCACGTGTTTCTCAAATTTTGGAGCGTGTACGTGATGGAGCACATTCCATGCCAGAAAAGCAACTAGAGCAAGTTATGGTTAAAAACCTTGGAAAGAATTGGATGACTCACTATTCAGAATTTGACAGAAAGCCAATGGCGGCAGCTTCAATTGGACAAGTTCATCGAGCTCGTTTAGCATCTAATCACATGGAAGTTGTGGTGAAAGTTCAATATCCTGGGGTGATGTCTTCCATTGACTCGGATTTGAATAACCTAGCTTATTTGTTGAAAGCTTCTAGAATACTTCCTAAAGGATTGTTTTTAGAAAACAGTTTAGCAGCCGCAAGGAAAGAACTGAAATGGGAATGCGATTATGAAAGAGAGGCCGCTTTTGCTGAAAGGTTTGGATCGTTGCTCAAAAATGATTCTGATTTTAAAGTCCCAATGGTATTTCGAGAAGCATCTGGACCCAGCGTAATTACATTAGAGTACTTACATGGTATTGCTTTgggaaaacaaaaatattcacAAGCTACAAGGAACCATATAGGATATCTGCTGACGAAACAATGTCTAAGAGAGATATCTGAATACCATTTTATGCAAACCGACCCTAATTGGTCTAACTTCTTATATAAcggaaaaacaaaaaaaattgaattacTAGATTTTGGAGCATCAATTGAATATGATGAAAAGTTCATCAAGAAATATTGCCGACTTTTACTAGCGGCGGCTCATCGTAACCGAGAAAAgtgcaaaaaattatctgTTGAACTAGGATACTTAAATAATCATGAGTCTGCTCAAATGATAGATGCGCatataaattcaattttcacTCTTGCGGAGCCATTTGCATTTGATGCACCTGACGTCTACGACTTTGGCGATCAAACGATCACTGCGAGGGTTAAGCAGCAGATTCCTGTTATGCTTGATTTAAGACTTCAACCTCCTCCAGAAGAAACTTATTCATTACACCGTAGACTAAGCGGGCATTTCCTTTTGTGTGCCAAGCTTGGCGCCAAGGTGAGATGTAAGGAATTGTTTTCTGGAATGTTGAAACATTACGCTgattaa